Within the Eucalyptus grandis isolate ANBG69807.140 chromosome 1, ASM1654582v1, whole genome shotgun sequence genome, the region AACTCCCGTTGTATAACTTCTCCATCAGTAACAAAACCTGATTTCGAAGAGAGATAAACAATCTACTTATGATTTAGAATTCCTTATTACCAAAAACACCATACTATGTAACTAGTGAGTGTCCACGTTGATTCTGAAGACAGATTGcccagaagaagaaaagcagcaCAAATGGCGACTCAAAAATAGTTATGGGAAAGGGTGCATGCTTATCAAATTGCACACCTTCTACCGAAAGAAAAAATTGCTACCAGAAAAAGATGGCGTTTATATGCACAAATGACTAATGCATATATGTCACATATCATATTCACTTAACAGTCAATATTGATTTACACATCACGCAGACTTCACTTATGACCACTTCTATTCATGTAATTCAGGATGTAAATCTATTTCCAAGGAGAAAggaatttcattgaaatcaaaAGCTGCGTAGGTTGAGCTTTATCTGTTTATGGAGAGAACAAACCTGAAAAGGCAACAACAGCAACAATTTTCCCTGGAACCTCTTTAACCCTTACTGATGGATCTCTAGGTGATGGTATATTTGCACCATACTTTGAGGGCATAACAAAGGACATCTGCCACTTCCCTTCATTTTCCACCTACATTCAGTAATGAACAAGCAAAACaagttttgaaatgaaaatgccGAATCATCTCAGCATAAATACTTCGCTGctagaaagaaaattaacacAACATCAGGTTAAGTTCTTAATAACCAAAGGAGGAGAATCTGTTATAATTGTCATAGTTCAACATAAGGTACTGGAAGCTGTAAAGTATCCTCTAAACTAATACTTAGAACATATTGCAGAGAAAAGAGTTTGAGATTCCCAAATTAGAGCTAAACCATTATTGATGTCAATAGATCAATGTGCCCCCCCAATGTCAAGAACAATCAGCCAATGCCCTTCTCTTTTAAAGAGTTAACAGGGATTGCATGGGCATAGACTCTACCACACTCCATCTGCCAACAGCCTCTCTAATTATCAAACTTGATGTCGACAAGGATATTGGACAACTCACCTTCTTTGTTATTACGGGTGTCGTCATTTCCATTCGCTTTCCATCAGATGGACTCTTGCGTGTATAAACAGGGGTAGTCATCTCCATTTGCTCCTTTGTTGTGTTCTGATTGAAAGGTCCACATAAGCATATTAAGTAATGGAATGGTCATTTTGGTGACGTGATAGAGAAGGTAACTGAAAGGATTGATTAACTACCTTACCGAAGAGGTACTCGGCTAAGACATTGAAGGATTGAGAAGCCCCATTGAGGTCGAATCCAGTCTTTCCAGGCATTGTCGTTTCCGCTATGTAGTAAGGCTATTCACATTCACAAATGCAAGGTAAGTAGACGAAAGCAGTGATCGGATAAAAAGCCCAGGAGCAGGAAAAACTTAACTAGAATCCTAATCATGCCGTTTATCGCGAGTACAACTAAATGAAGGGAACATAAATTCTCAGAGAGAAAGGACGTGCACGCCGAGTGCAGTTTATACCTCCACTTCTCTTATTTCATACTGGTCTCTCCTGCTCAAAACTTTGAACTTCACCGTCTCGAGATCCGGAACTGAAACAGGGCAGCGTAACAAAACGAAAAACCCCGATAAAACACAGTTTAGACTTCTGAATTATCCCAATTACACCATCCCAAGCTCATTTCCACCACGAAAGGCAAACTTGAGTACCTGCCATCAAAGCCTCCTCCAAATTGCGGCTCTCGAACCTCTTCGGGAACACGTACTTCGCGGTTTCGGTCGCCAAATCCGCCAGAACTGCACCACAGATTACAGCGACCCAAATTGAGCCCGACACACATGCTCGCAAATACTCACGCTCGAGAAACGATGTGGAAAAGACAAGAGTTCGGCGGGAGAACATGTACGTCGCTGGGAGACGGAAGAGGCCTGGGAAGCGAGGGCGAACACGAGGGAGACCCGAGCCTCTAAGGCGGAGATGGGCCGCCTGCGCGAAGGAGGAGAaacggcagcggcggcggcggcggccctgTCGGCGGCGGCCGTGGACATGACGGCGGCGCGGCCGGCGCTCGTGGATCGCTTGGGGCATCGTGAGGTCGGCACGAGGGTTCTCGAGAGGGATGGACCGAGCAACGACGAGGGCTCGCACAGAGACATGGTCGTCTAGGGGGGTCCGGGGGGGGAGCAACGGAGTGTTCGAATTTCGGTTACGGCGGAGAGAGCGGCAGTTGCGGAGGACGAGTGGCGGTTACGGCTTTTTTCCTTCCCGGAACCGGCTTTGCTCGTGTAGCCGTCCCCGCGCGCGCATTGTTGTCTCCTTGATATTTTTCAGAATCTAATAATATAATTTCGTTTTTGCCCGAAATTTCTCGGTAATCGGTAAAGGACAAAGGACGTGACACTCAAAGGTGGTCTCTTCCCGACCACTGGAGCAACTACAGCGTTTTGAAGAAGATGGGATGCGCCATCTTCAATCTTGCTGGAAGGGCAGCGCCGATGGGCAACTtgcgggttttttttttttttttttttttttttaaggcaaGGGTTAAGAATATATTACGCTTTGGATAAATATACAAGAAATCGGAGCCAAAACTCCCACTCTATCTGCGGGAAAACAGGGAGAGTGAGAGGGAGCCGAATCAAAAGATACAAAGGCAAAAAAGAACAAGCTAAACAATCCACGGCACTACAAACTACCACAAACCATACCGCCGACCCTCAATCAAAAAGACAAAGAATGGAGAGGGTGTTAGGAAGATGTAGCCGAGTTAAACACGGAGGGATCGAAGTCCCAACTTCTTTGGagtcttttgtttcttggagtAGGCGGAGCATTATTAAACGTAAGAGCCTTGTCCTTCACAACCTTGATTAGGTGATCTTTAATAGCTGGGATCACCAAGGAATCTCCCGAAAATGATGgaattcatcttcttccagaTAAGGTGGCACATGGTCCCGAAAGAAAAATGTGCAATACTATGAAAAAATCCTTTCCACTTAGGAATTTTAATGCCCAAGACAGGTTATTCACCCACGTCCTATTCCTCCAAGGAAGATTACACCTGGAATCCCAAAAATATGCAAGAGTTGCGGAGGTCTCACattcaaaaaacaagtggtCAACGGAATCAGGAATGGAACTGCAAAAGGTGCACACTGAAAACTCGCTTCTTCCATGAGAAAGGAGTAAGGTTTGAGTTGGCAACCGATTTTTAGTGATTAGCCACATATTAAATTGAAACCTAGGGGCAATTGCATTATCCCAAATAAAAGAAGCCCAAGGCACACGTTCCTTTTTAATCCTAATAGTATTCTAGGCGGAAGCAACCGAAAACGAACCTGAAGGGTCATTGCGCCAAGTGAAGCGGTCATGGGTCGTGGAGCGATCGAGAATAGGGATGCCCCACATTGCGAGGAAGAGTCTAAGCGATCGACCTGCAGGGGAGAAGAGATCGGCCACCACTGATAGCTTGGAAGGTCAAAACTGTCCATAAGATTTGGTGGTACAAACAAATGTAATGGTCCACAAGTTAGCCAATGGTTGTGCCATAGAGAAACTGAGTAACCATGACCAATCTGCCAAAAGAAAGACGACTTGAAAAAACTTCAAATCTACAGAATTTTTTTCCACGCCCACGAACATACGATGGGTTGGGaagaattccaaaaattgtcctTCTTTAAGAAATACGAATGAACCCAATGACACCATAGGAATTCTTTATCGGTGAAGAGAAACCAAATATATTTAAGCAAGGAGGTTGTATTGCAATCTTTCAGCTTACGAATGCCTAAACCACATTCCTCCTTAGGGAGACAAATATCATCCCAAGACACTTTGGCCCCGCCACGACCAAGTGAGGTGTCCTTCCACAAAAATTGTCTTAACAATTGTTCAATCCTATCAATGACAGAAGCAGGCAAAGAAAAAACACTTGCCCAAAAGGCCTAGATAGAATGCAACACTAACCTTATAAGTTGAACCCTTCCTGCAAAGGATAAAAACCGATGGGTCCAAGATTGAATCCTTGCGGTGATACGATCAATCAGCATAATACAATCACCTTTTCTGAGTCTAGAAGAGATGATAGGAACCCCCAGGTAACGAACCGGTAGTGTACCTTCCTGGAAGCCAAATGCAAGCTGAATATTATCTCTAATAGAAACGGAACCACCCGAAAGAAACACTTCGCTCTTGTTTTTGTTTGGATTCAACCCACTCCAAGATGAGAAAATGTCTAAACTTCTCTTAAGCATAGTAGCCGAGACCTAATCAgcttggcaaaaaagaaaaacgtcaTTGGCAAAAAATAGGTGAGAGCTTCACTTTCTTGCAGCTCCAAAAGTATTTAAACTCCTTCAGAAGATCGGGCATTTAAAATCCCCGAGAACACCTCCATAACAAGCGTAAATAGATAGGGCGACAAGGGATCACCTTGGTGAAGACCACAACCGCCCAAGTTCACCATTAATAGATACAGAGAATTTAGGCGTTCTAACACAAACCATAATCAAGCGGATGATCCAATCAGGAAACCTGAAAGCTAGAAGCGTGAGTTCCAAGAAATCCCAAATCGACGGTATCATACGCCTTTTGAAAATCGACTTTGATGGCACATTTTGGTAGATATAGCTCTAAGTGGAAACCAAAAAACAATTCCTGAGTTAGGAGAATGTTATTTCTGATTCTTCTACCTTTAACAAACGCGTTTTGGGACGAGCTAATCAAATCATTTAACATAATAGCCACTAGATTAGCAAGGATTTTTGTAATAACCTTATAAATGGTGTTACAACACACAATAGGCCTATAATCCGTGATAGCAGAAGCATTCGGAACTTTGGGAATCAAAGCAAGGATAGTGTTGTTTACCTCTTTTAGAAGATAtcccaaagaaaagaagtcctTAACTACTTCTAAGACGAGAGACCCGACTGTTTCCCAATTGGTTTTGAAAAATTCGATAGAGAAACCATTAGGACCTGGGGCTTTACCCCTTGCAAGAGAGAATAGTGTTTCCTTTATCTCGACATCAGTAACCGGACAAGCGATAGAGCAGCATTGCGCATCTGATAGTGGCTGGTGGATGAACGTCTTCAACTCTTGAAGAGAAGGCTTAGAAAGACCCACCTGAGGTGAAAGCAGCTCAGAGAAATATAATACAAACACTTGTGGCACAAGAAAAGGGCTGTGATGATGGAGCCGGATGGATCTTTCACTAAAATGATGTGGTTATTGAGTTGTCTATTTTTCACAGAGTGGTGAAAGAACTTGGTGTTTCGATC harbors:
- the LOC104447769 gene encoding heme-binding-like protein At3g10130, chloroplastic; this encodes MSLCEPSSLLGPSLSRTLVPTSRCPKRSTSAGRAAVMSTAAADRAAAAAAAVSPPSRRRPISALEARVSLVFALASQASSVSQRLLADLATETAKYVFPKRFESRNLEEALMAVPDLETVKFKVLSRRDQYEIREVEPYYIAETTMPGKTGFDLNGASQSFNVLAEYLFGKNTTKEQMEMTTPVYTRKSPSDGKRMEMTTPVITKKVENEGKWQMSFVMPSKYGANIPSPRDPSVRVKEVPGKIVAVVAFSGFVTDGEVIQRELKLRDALKSDGEFRVKGGTSVEVAQYNPPFTLPFTRRNEVAVEVERKEQ